Proteins encoded in a region of the Dorea longicatena genome:
- a CDS encoding dihydrofolate reductase: MNLIVAVDSNWAIGKENKLLVSIPQDMKFFRETTKGKVVAMGRKTLESFPGGQPLKNRVNVVLTTDKNYKVKDTVIVHTIEEMVDELKKYDSEDIFVIGGESIYRQLLPYCTKAYITKIDHAYDADTYFPNLDEDPEWEMTKISDEQTYFDLEYVFTIYERR; the protein is encoded by the coding sequence ATGAATTTGATCGTTGCAGTAGATTCAAACTGGGCAATAGGAAAAGAAAATAAGTTACTGGTGAGTATTCCGCAGGATATGAAGTTTTTCAGAGAGACAACGAAAGGGAAAGTTGTAGCGATGGGAAGAAAGACACTGGAAAGCTTTCCGGGCGGACAGCCGCTTAAGAATCGTGTGAATGTAGTACTTACAACAGACAAGAACTATAAAGTAAAAGATACAGTTATTGTACATACCATAGAAGAGATGGTGGATGAACTGAAAAAATATGATTCGGAAGATATATTTGTGATCGGTGGAGAGAGTATTTACCGCCAGCTGCTTCCGTATTGTACAAAAGCATATATTACAAAAATAGACCATGCATATGATGCAGATACATATTTCCCGAATCTGGATGAGGATCCGGAGTGGGAGATGACGAAGATCAGTGACGAACAGACTTATTTTGATCTGGAATATGTGTTTACAATCTACGAGAGGAGATAA
- the glgD gene encoding glucose-1-phosphate adenylyltransferase subunit GlgD, with protein MAKAFGIVNFAGNHIRVEGMQEYRPVGAFSFLGRYRVIDFPISNMSNSGIDHIQVYIRRNPQSLTAHLGTGRHYNINSKSGNLQILYSGLGMNMSLYNNDIASYIENLEYIEQELAEYVVIAPSYMVYTQDYKKLLNDHIESGADITLLYHSVDTAKEYFLNCYALNLNKQKGVLSLEQNHGNAKNKNIFMDTYVMKKDLFIELIHKAKKTSSVYTLLDIVNASCDELDIRGVSHKGYFAAISDFKSYYDSNLSLTDIKTAQNLFDPNWPIYTRTNDSCPTQYFETGNVKNSVVSNGCLIEGSLEHSVVGRGCIIKKGAVIKNCVVLSGAYIGENVHIENQVVDKHAKITHVKELTSSEDRPGYVRRNDTL; from the coding sequence ATGGCTAAAGCATTTGGAATCGTAAACTTTGCCGGAAATCACATCAGAGTGGAAGGCATGCAGGAATATCGTCCGGTAGGTGCATTCTCTTTCCTTGGACGTTATCGTGTTATTGACTTCCCTATCTCAAATATGAGTAACAGTGGTATCGACCACATTCAGGTCTATATCCGCAGAAATCCACAGTCTTTGACTGCGCATCTTGGAACAGGACGCCACTACAATATCAACTCAAAGAGCGGTAATCTTCAGATTCTCTATTCCGGTCTCGGAATGAACATGAGTCTGTATAACAATGACATTGCTTCTTATATTGAAAACCTGGAATATATCGAACAAGAACTGGCCGAATATGTTGTTATTGCACCAAGTTACATGGTCTACACACAGGATTACAAGAAACTGTTAAATGATCATATCGAATCCGGTGCTGATATTACATTACTGTATCATTCTGTAGATACTGCAAAAGAATATTTCCTGAACTGTTACGCATTGAACCTGAACAAGCAGAAAGGAGTTCTTTCTCTGGAACAGAATCACGGAAATGCAAAGAATAAAAATATCTTCATGGATACTTATGTTATGAAGAAAGATCTGTTCATCGAACTGATCCACAAAGCAAAAAAGACTTCTTCTGTATACACTTTATTAGATATCGTGAATGCATCCTGTGATGAACTCGATATCCGCGGTGTTTCTCACAAAGGTTATTTCGCTGCAATCTCTGATTTCAAGAGTTATTATGATTCAAACCTTTCTCTGACAGATATTAAAACTGCTCAGAATCTGTTTGATCCAAACTGGCCAATCTACACAAGAACAAATGATTCCTGCCCGACACAGTATTTTGAAACAGGAAATGTTAAAAATTCTGTTGTATCAAACGGATGTCTGATTGAAGGTTCTCTGGAACATTCTGTTGTAGGACGTGGATGTATCATCAAAAAAGGTGCTGTTATTAAGAACTGCGTAGTTCTTTCTGGCGCATACATCGGTGAGAATGTACATATTGAAAATCAGGTTGTTGACAAACACGCCAAGATCACACATGTAAAAGAGCTTACATCTTCCGAGGATCGTCCTGGATATGTAAGAAGAAATGATACACTGTAG
- the thyA gene encoding thymidylate synthase, with translation MSYADKVFINMCRDIIDNGTDTRGEKVRPVWEDGTPAYTIKKFGVVNRYDLSKEFPALTLRRTAIKSCTDELLWIWQQKSNNINDLHSHIWDSWADENGSIGKAYGYQMGVKHQYKEGMFDQVDRVIYDLKNNPYSRRIMTNIYVHEDLHEMNLYPCAYSMTFNVTKKPGHDKLTLNAILNQRSNDVLAANNWNVCQYAVLIHMLAQVCDMEVGEFVHVIADAHIYDRHVPMIEELISRKPLPAPKFWLNPEVKDFYQFTRDDVKLIDYQTHDQIKNIPVAV, from the coding sequence ATGAGTTATGCAGACAAAGTATTTATCAATATGTGCCGTGACATTATCGATAACGGTACCGATACCAGAGGCGAAAAAGTAAGACCGGTATGGGAAGATGGAACACCGGCATATACGATCAAGAAATTCGGAGTTGTGAACAGGTATGATCTGTCGAAAGAATTTCCGGCACTGACACTTCGAAGAACAGCAATCAAAAGCTGTACGGATGAGCTTTTGTGGATCTGGCAGCAGAAATCGAATAATATCAATGATCTTCACAGTCATATCTGGGACAGTTGGGCGGATGAAAACGGTTCGATCGGAAAGGCTTATGGATATCAGATGGGCGTAAAGCACCAGTATAAAGAAGGCATGTTTGATCAGGTGGACCGTGTAATCTATGACCTTAAGAATAATCCATACAGCAGAAGAATCATGACGAATATTTATGTGCATGAAGATCTGCATGAGATGAATCTCTATCCGTGTGCATACAGTATGACATTTAATGTAACCAAGAAACCGGGACATGATAAACTGACATTGAATGCAATCCTGAATCAGAGATCGAATGATGTCCTTGCGGCAAATAACTGGAATGTATGTCAGTATGCCGTATTGATCCATATGCTGGCGCAGGTATGTGATATGGAAGTCGGAGAGTTCGTACATGTGATCGCAGATGCACATATTTACGACAGACATGTGCCGATGATAGAGGAACTGATCAGCCGCAAGCCGCTTCCGGCACCGAAGTTCTGGCTGAATCCGGAGGTCAAAGACTTTTATCAGTTTACAAGAGATGATGTAAAATTGATCGATTATCAGACACATGATCAGATTAAGAATATTCCGGTGGCAGTGTAG
- the ilvB gene encoding biosynthetic-type acetolactate synthase large subunit → MKKISGNKLLVKALSEEQVDTIFGYPGACTIDISDELYKQDYTKVILPRQEVALVHEADAYARSTGKVGVCLVTSGPGATNLVTGLATAYYDSVPLVCFTGQVSRHLIGNDAFQEVDIVGITRSITKYGVTVRNREDLGRIIKEAFYIARTGRPGPVLIDLPKDVMGELGNAEYPKEVNIRGYKPNTHVHVGQLKRAIKMLSKAKKPLFLAGGGVNIAHANEEFTKLVDMTNVPVVTTVMGRGAIPTTHPLYIGNLGMHGAYACNMAVNECDLLFSIGTRFNDRITGKLHSFAPNAQIVHIDIDTAAISKNVQVDVPIVADAKEAVSKMLEYVSECETKKWLATIKEWKEEHPLMMKKKPIMTPQDVIETINRIFDEAIIVTDVGQHQMFTAQFIEITEKKKLLMSGGLGTMGYGMPGAIGAKIGNPDVPVISISGDGGFQMNSQELATAVLEELPIISCIFNNNNLGMVRQWQKLFYGKRYSMTCLRSGAACRGKCGEVECPTYTPDFMKLADSYGAKGIHITKKEDIEPAFREAMKSTKTPYILEFDIDPEDLVYPMVKPGGTLEDLIMDC, encoded by the coding sequence ATGAAGAAGATCAGTGGCAATAAATTACTGGTAAAAGCACTGAGTGAAGAGCAGGTGGATACAATATTCGGTTATCCGGGAGCCTGTACAATTGACATCAGTGACGAACTTTATAAACAGGATTATACAAAGGTGATCCTTCCAAGGCAGGAAGTGGCATTGGTGCATGAAGCAGATGCTTATGCAAGATCAACGGGAAAAGTAGGTGTATGTCTTGTTACGAGCGGACCTGGAGCAACGAATCTTGTAACAGGACTTGCAACAGCATATTACGACAGTGTACCGCTTGTATGCTTTACAGGTCAGGTATCCAGACACCTGATCGGTAATGATGCATTTCAGGAAGTTGATATCGTAGGAATTACCAGAAGTATCACAAAGTATGGTGTAACAGTAAGAAACAGAGAAGATCTGGGACGTATTATTAAAGAAGCTTTTTATATTGCAAGAACAGGAAGGCCGGGCCCGGTACTGATCGATCTTCCAAAAGATGTGATGGGTGAACTTGGAAATGCCGAATATCCGAAGGAGGTAAATATCCGGGGATATAAACCGAATACACATGTTCATGTAGGACAGTTAAAACGTGCGATCAAGATGCTTTCAAAAGCAAAGAAACCATTATTCCTTGCCGGAGGAGGCGTTAATATCGCACATGCCAATGAAGAATTTACAAAACTGGTTGACATGACGAACGTTCCGGTAGTCACAACTGTTATGGGACGTGGAGCGATTCCGACGACACATCCTTTATATATTGGTAATCTTGGAATGCATGGCGCATATGCGTGTAATATGGCGGTAAATGAGTGTGATCTGTTATTCTCGATAGGAACCAGATTCAATGACAGAATTACCGGAAAGCTTCATTCATTTGCACCAAATGCACAGATTGTACATATTGATATTGATACAGCTGCAATTTCAAAAAACGTACAGGTAGATGTACCTATCGTGGCAGATGCAAAAGAGGCAGTATCAAAAATGCTGGAATATGTATCTGAGTGTGAGACGAAGAAGTGGCTTGCGACGATCAAAGAGTGGAAAGAGGAACATCCACTGATGATGAAGAAGAAACCAATCATGACACCACAGGATGTGATAGAAACGATCAACCGTATCTTTGATGAGGCAATTATTGTAACAGATGTTGGACAGCATCAGATGTTTACGGCACAGTTTATCGAGATCACGGAAAAGAAAAAACTTCTGATGTCCGGCGGTCTTGGAACTATGGGATATGGTATGCCGGGAGCTATCGGTGCGAAGATTGGTAATCCGGATGTGCCTGTTATTTCAATTTCGGGAGACGGAGGATTTCAGATGAACAGTCAGGAGCTCGCTACAGCGGTGCTTGAAGAACTCCCGATCATCAGTTGTATCTTCAATAATAATAATCTGGGTATGGTACGCCAGTGGCAGAAATTGTTCTATGGAAAGCGTTATTCGATGACCTGTCTTCGTTCCGGAGCAGCCTGCAGGGGAAAATGCGGAGAGGTAGAGTGTCCGACGTATACACCGGATTTCATGAAGCTGGCTGACAGCTATGGCGCAAAAGGAATTCATATTACAAAGAAAGAAGATATCGAACCTGCATTCAGAGAGGCAATGAAGAGTACAAAGACCCCATATATCCTTGAGTTCGACATTGATCCGGAGGATCTGGTGTATCCGATGGTAAAACCAGGTGGAACACTGGAAGACCTGATCATGGATTGTTAA
- a CDS encoding MarR family winged helix-turn-helix transcriptional regulator, giving the protein MKERLPVGFMFKQINNIYEKEFNNLLRGIGITSSQCAVLDYLLGSSKEFVNQKDIEKALSLKNPTVTGILKRLDEKGFILAVPSNQDKRCKNIYPTEKAYDIQKKMDNYRKKIDRRLTIGMSKKEIAALEKMLDRVLYNISDP; this is encoded by the coding sequence ATGAAAGAACGATTACCCGTTGGATTTATGTTCAAACAGATCAATAATATTTATGAAAAGGAATTCAATAACCTGCTTCGGGGGATAGGGATCACATCATCGCAGTGCGCAGTGCTGGATTATCTTCTTGGCAGCAGTAAGGAGTTTGTGAATCAGAAAGACATTGAAAAGGCGTTAAGTCTTAAGAATCCGACGGTAACGGGAATCTTAAAAAGGTTAGATGAAAAAGGATTCATTCTGGCAGTTCCAAGTAATCAGGACAAAAGATGCAAGAACATTTACCCGACGGAAAAAGCATATGATATTCAGAAAAAGATGGACAATTACCGGAAGAAGATAGATCGGAGGCTGACGATCGGGATGAGTAAAAAGGAAATCGCGGCATTGGAAAAGATGCTGGACCGGGTTCTTTATAATATCAGTGATCCGTAA
- a CDS encoding MATE family efflux transporter has translation MKEQKKVNPLATESEGKLIAKFAIPAIISMLVSSLYNIVDQIFIGQGVGLLGNAATNIAFPVSIICTATALLLGIGSASNFNLCSGAGDHEKASRIAGTGLSMLVICGVIIAAVVLVFLDPLLHLFGVTTKILPYAQDYTGITAFGIPFLILTTGGNHLIRADRSPTYSMTCMLTGAIINTVLDPLFIFGFHWGIKGAAWATVIGQIVSGIMVIVYFGRFRKMELKKEMFRPRGHLLKMILSLGMASCINQIAMAVVQITMNNTLRYYGAASVYGTDIPLACVGVISKVNMVFMAIAIGISQGCQPIWGYNYGAGSYDRVKRTYWKAFRVAMTVGIVFFLCFQFFPTQLVSIFGTGSKEYYEFAARYFRIFMFMTFVNGIQPMSSGFFTSIGKAKLGIVVSLTRQVIFLLPLILIFPIFMGIDGVMYAGPIADAAAGIVAIGFAVKEIRAMDKIA, from the coding sequence TTGAAAGAACAGAAAAAAGTGAATCCTCTGGCAACAGAAAGCGAGGGAAAACTGATCGCGAAATTCGCAATTCCGGCAATTATCAGTATGCTGGTGAGCTCATTATATAATATTGTAGATCAGATCTTTATCGGACAGGGAGTCGGACTTCTGGGAAATGCAGCGACTAATATTGCATTTCCTGTGTCGATCATCTGTACGGCAACAGCACTTCTTCTTGGAATCGGAAGTGCGTCGAATTTTAATCTGTGTTCCGGAGCGGGAGATCATGAGAAAGCAAGCAGGATTGCGGGGACCGGGCTTTCCATGCTGGTAATCTGTGGTGTGATCATTGCAGCAGTGGTACTGGTGTTCCTGGATCCTCTGCTGCATCTTTTCGGTGTGACGACAAAGATCCTGCCATATGCACAGGATTATACAGGAATTACGGCATTTGGAATTCCGTTCCTGATTTTGACAACCGGAGGGAATCATCTGATCCGCGCGGACAGAAGTCCTACGTACTCTATGACTTGTATGCTGACAGGGGCAATTATTAATACGGTGTTAGATCCGCTGTTTATCTTTGGATTCCACTGGGGGATCAAAGGCGCTGCGTGGGCGACCGTGATCGGACAGATCGTATCCGGAATTATGGTAATTGTATATTTTGGAAGATTTCGTAAAATGGAGCTGAAAAAAGAGATGTTCCGTCCGAGAGGCCATCTCCTGAAAATGATCCTGTCATTGGGAATGGCTTCCTGTATCAATCAGATTGCCATGGCTGTGGTACAGATTACAATGAATAATACACTGCGCTATTATGGTGCGGCTTCTGTATATGGAACAGATATTCCACTGGCGTGTGTGGGCGTTATCTCAAAGGTAAATATGGTGTTCATGGCTATTGCGATCGGGATTTCCCAGGGATGTCAGCCAATCTGGGGATATAATTATGGAGCGGGATCGTATGACAGAGTAAAACGCACTTATTGGAAAGCATTCCGCGTTGCTATGACGGTTGGAATTGTGTTCTTCTTGTGTTTCCAGTTTTTCCCAACGCAGCTTGTGAGTATCTTTGGTACGGGAAGCAAAGAATATTATGAATTTGCGGCAAGATATTTCAGGATTTTTATGTTTATGACATTTGTTAATGGAATCCAGCCAATGTCATCCGGATTCTTTACATCAATTGGTAAAGCGAAGCTGGGTATTGTAGTGTCGCTTACAAGACAGGTAATCTTTTTACTTCCGCTGATACTTATATTCCCGATTTTTATGGGAATTGACGGGGTGATGTATGCGGGACCGATTGCAGATGCGGCAGCGGGAATTGTCGCAATTGGATTTGCTGTAAAAGAGATTCGCGCGATGGATAAGATTGCATAG
- the ilvN gene encoding acetolactate synthase small subunit: MNNNGMKKRWISLYVENQVGVLSKISGLFSGKSYNLDSLTVGTTEDPTVSRMTIATVSDDETFEQIKKQLNRLVEVIKVIDFTDVFVRMKEILYVKVRKCTKDDKVECFQIAETFKAKVIDYGKDSVLMEFVQTATKNDAVIKLMKEEFESIEVVRGGSVGIESISMMER, from the coding sequence ATGAATAATAATGGTATGAAAAAGCGCTGGATTTCATTATATGTAGAGAACCAGGTGGGAGTTCTGTCAAAGATTTCCGGTCTGTTTTCCGGAAAATCTTACAATCTGGACAGTCTGACTGTTGGTACGACAGAAGATCCGACTGTATCCAGAATGACGATCGCGACAGTCAGCGATGATGAGACATTTGAACAGATCAAAAAGCAGCTGAACCGTCTGGTTGAAGTGATCAAAGTAATTGATTTTACGGATGTCTTTGTACGTATGAAAGAAATCTTATATGTAAAAGTACGTAAATGCACGAAAGATGATAAAGTGGAATGCTTCCAGATCGCAGAGACGTTCAAGGCGAAGGTGATTGACTATGGGAAAGACAGTGTTCTCATGGAATTTGTTCAGACGGCGACCAAGAATGATGCAGTTATCAAACTGATGAAAGAAGAGTTTGAAAGTATCGAAGTTGTGCGCGGAGGAAGTGTTGGTATCGAATCGATCAGCATGATGGAAAGATAG
- a CDS encoding glycosyltransferase family 4 protein translates to MRVLSVTAQKPCSTGSGVYLTEVVRSLAKMGVSQAVVAGVTREDRVDMPEGVTVYPVYFSSEKLPYPVVGMSDEMPYTSTRYRDMTEEMAGQFKAAFLEVLDEAIEKENPDIILCHHLYYLTALIRAHYPAKKVYGFCHNTDLRQMESILFERNFIRQEIPKLDRIFALQEAQKEKIKKIYPVSEKQMTVIGTGYNSEVFKKTGIKLSRKDGKIRMIFAGKITQKKGVKSLLRALNLLDYEKEKIQLILAGGAGNLVEYEEIKELADGCRYPVVFAGCVTQSRLAELYNDCDIFVLPSMYEGLPLTVIESLACGDRVVMTKLEGIAEWLADMVPDADIRYVLPPGMKGTDEPLEEELPAFESRLAEALREAIEEKDTKECDVSRISWQKIAREVIR, encoded by the coding sequence ATGAGAGTGCTTAGTGTCACGGCGCAGAAGCCATGCAGTACGGGAAGCGGCGTCTATCTGACCGAGGTGGTGAGATCTCTGGCCAAGATGGGTGTTTCGCAGGCCGTGGTGGCGGGCGTCACAAGAGAGGATCGGGTGGATATGCCGGAAGGGGTAACGGTATATCCGGTATATTTTTCGTCAGAAAAGCTTCCGTATCCGGTAGTAGGAATGTCGGATGAGATGCCTTATACCAGTACAAGATATCGGGATATGACAGAAGAGATGGCCGGACAATTTAAAGCTGCATTTCTTGAAGTTCTGGATGAAGCAATAGAAAAAGAAAATCCGGATATTATCTTATGCCATCATTTGTATTACCTGACGGCGTTGATAAGAGCACATTATCCTGCTAAAAAAGTATATGGATTTTGCCATAATACGGATCTGAGACAGATGGAGAGTATTTTATTTGAAAGAAATTTTATCAGGCAGGAGATTCCGAAACTTGACAGGATATTTGCACTTCAGGAAGCGCAGAAAGAAAAAATAAAAAAAATATATCCGGTATCAGAAAAACAGATGACTGTGATAGGAACCGGATATAACAGTGAGGTCTTTAAAAAGACAGGCATAAAATTAAGCAGGAAAGACGGAAAAATCCGTATGATTTTTGCGGGGAAGATTACACAGAAGAAAGGTGTAAAAAGTCTTCTGAGAGCATTGAATCTTCTGGATTATGAAAAAGAAAAAATACAACTTATTCTTGCCGGAGGTGCCGGAAACCTCGTTGAATATGAAGAGATTAAAGAACTGGCAGATGGATGCAGATATCCGGTAGTGTTTGCTGGATGTGTAACGCAATCAAGGCTTGCAGAGCTATACAATGACTGTGATATTTTTGTGCTTCCGTCTATGTATGAGGGCCTTCCGTTGACTGTGATTGAGAGTCTGGCCTGTGGTGACAGGGTAGTAATGACGAAATTGGAAGGAATTGCCGAGTGGCTTGCTGATATGGTCCCGGACGCAGATATCCGGTACGTGTTACCTCCGGGGATGAAAGGAACGGATGAACCGCTGGAGGAAGAATTACCGGCATTTGAAAGCAGACTTGCAGAAGCTTTACGGGAAGCAATTGAGGAAAAAGATACAAAAGAATGTGATGTCAGCAGGATTTCCTGGCAAAAAATCGCACGGGAAGTAATCCGGTAA
- a CDS encoding homoserine dehydrogenase, protein MNQERVVKAGLLGLGTVGSGVYKLVERQKDEMALKAGAGLEIQKILVHNMNKKREGVDQSLLTDKWEDIMNDDEIEIVIEVMGGIEPARTMILEALHAGKNVVTANKDLVATHGHELLEAAEESGVDFLFEAAVAGAIPIIRPLKQCLAANEIQEVIGIVNGTTNFILTKMIEEGMDFDDALALATELGYAEADPTADIEGLDAGRKVAIMASIAFHSRVTFDDVYTEGITKITAKDVEYAEEFGDVIKLLGVAHNTEEGIEVAVHPMMIPKEHPLASVRDSFNAVFVRSDAAGDTMFYGRGAGELPTASAIMGDVIDVIRDIQYHCTGRISCTCYRETPVKNFKEVKNKFYIRMLVDNKPGVLAAIASVFGVHKVSIARVIQNTKEDDAAELVIVTEAVKEKHLEDALAHLVDMDTTREIGTVIREY, encoded by the coding sequence ATGAATCAGGAAAGAGTAGTAAAAGCAGGTCTTCTGGGACTTGGAACGGTCGGCAGCGGGGTGTATAAACTTGTGGAACGCCAGAAGGATGAAATGGCATTGAAAGCCGGTGCAGGTCTTGAAATTCAGAAGATACTGGTACATAACATGAATAAGAAGAGAGAGGGTGTAGACCAGTCTCTTTTAACCGATAAGTGGGAAGATATCATGAATGATGATGAGATAGAAATCGTAATCGAAGTGATGGGTGGTATCGAACCTGCAAGAACTATGATTCTGGAAGCACTGCATGCAGGAAAGAATGTCGTGACAGCGAACAAAGATCTGGTAGCGACACATGGACACGAACTTTTGGAGGCGGCAGAAGAAAGTGGAGTGGATTTCTTATTTGAGGCAGCTGTGGCAGGAGCAATCCCGATTATCCGTCCGCTGAAGCAGTGTCTGGCGGCGAATGAGATTCAGGAAGTTATCGGTATTGTCAATGGTACGACGAACTTTATTCTGACCAAGATGATCGAAGAAGGGATGGATTTTGACGATGCACTGGCACTGGCAACAGAGCTTGGTTATGCAGAGGCAGATCCGACGGCCGATATTGAAGGACTGGATGCAGGACGTAAGGTAGCGATCATGGCATCGATTGCATTTCATTCCAGAGTTACATTCGATGATGTATATACAGAAGGAATTACAAAAATTACTGCGAAAGATGTGGAATACGCAGAAGAATTCGGTGATGTGATTAAATTACTCGGTGTTGCGCATAATACGGAAGAAGGAATTGAGGTTGCTGTTCATCCGATGATGATTCCGAAGGAACATCCGCTTGCATCCGTGAGAGATTCGTTTAATGCAGTATTTGTCCGCTCTGATGCTGCCGGTGATACGATGTTCTACGGAAGAGGAGCAGGGGAACTCCCGACGGCCAGTGCGATCATGGGTGATGTGATCGATGTGATCCGTGATATACAATACCATTGTACAGGAAGAATCAGTTGTACCTGTTATCGTGAGACACCGGTAAAGAACTTTAAAGAAGTAAAGAACAAGTTCTATATCCGTATGCTGGTGGATAATAAACCAGGTGTACTTGCTGCAATTGCAAGTGTATTCGGAGTGCATAAAGTAAGTATTGCAAGAGTGATTCAGAATACAAAAGAAGATGATGCAGCAGAGCTTGTTATTGTTACAGAAGCAGTAAAAGAAAAGCATCTGGAAGATGCACTGGCTCATCTGGTGGATATGGATACGACACGGGAGATTGGAACCGTGATCCGTGAATATTAA
- a CDS encoding glucose-1-phosphate adenylyltransferase, with protein MKQNNMLAMILAGGRGSRLHELTNKVAKPAVSYGGKYRIIDFPLSNCANSGINVVGVLTQYESILLNSYVAAGRRWGLDAKESGVFVLPPREKADANLDVYRGTADAISQNIDFIDTYSPEYLLVLSGDHIYKMNYDKMLQEHKDNGADATIAVIEVPMKEASRFGIMNTDDENRIIEFEEKPEHPKSNLASMGIYIFNWKLLRKKLVADMKDPDSNHDFGKDIIPTLLNDGKKLYAYKFKGYWKDVGTIDSLWEANMDLLSKNNELDLNDPTWKIYTEDATALPQYIGPDAEINHAFVNQGCVIEGEITNSVLFTGAKVGKGAKIINSVLMPGVVVDENAVVTRALVADNVKIGAGAVVGDAKSEHIELISKRVKGVE; from the coding sequence ATGAAACAAAATAATATGTTAGCGATGATATTGGCCGGCGGTAGAGGCTCACGTCTTCACGAACTGACAAATAAAGTTGCAAAACCAGCTGTTTCTTATGGTGGAAAATACAGAATCATTGATTTTCCACTCAGTAACTGTGCCAACAGCGGCATCAATGTTGTAGGAGTATTAACCCAGTATGAATCCATTCTGTTAAACAGTTATGTTGCTGCAGGCAGACGCTGGGGATTAGACGCAAAAGAAAGTGGTGTTTTTGTTCTTCCACCACGTGAGAAAGCAGATGCCAATCTGGATGTATACAGAGGTACTGCTGACGCAATCTCACAGAATATCGACTTTATCGATACATACTCACCGGAATATCTTCTGGTACTTTCCGGAGATCATATCTACAAGATGAATTATGATAAGATGTTGCAGGAACATAAAGATAACGGAGCAGATGCAACAATTGCAGTTATCGAAGTTCCGATGAAAGAAGCAAGCCGTTTCGGTATCATGAATACAGATGATGAGAACCGTATCATAGAATTTGAAGAAAAACCAGAACATCCAAAGAGTAATCTTGCATCTATGGGAATCTATATCTTCAACTGGAAACTGTTACGCAAAAAACTGGTTGCCGATATGAAAGATCCTGATTCCAACCATGATTTTGGAAAAGATATCATACCAACTCTTCTGAATGACGGAAAAAAATTATATGCATACAAATTCAAAGGATACTGGAAAGATGTAGGAACGATTGATTCTCTCTGGGAAGCCAACATGGATCTGCTCAGTAAGAACAACGAGCTGGATCTGAACGATCCTACCTGGAAAATTTACACAGAGGATGCTACTGCTCTTCCTCAGTATATCGGACCGGATGCTGAAATTAACCATGCATTCGTCAATCAGGGCTGCGTAATCGAAGGTGAAATTACAAATTCCGTACTTTTCACAGGTGCAAAAGTAGGAAAAGGCGCTAAGATTATCAACAGTGTACTGATGCCTGGTGTAGTAGTAGATGAAAATGCTGTCGTTACACGTGCACTGGTTGCTGATAATGTTAAAATTGGTGCAGGCGCTGTTGTCGGCGACGCAAAGAGCGAACATATCGAGCTCATTTCCAAACGTGTAAAGGGGGTAGAATAA